The following proteins are co-located in the Citrobacter arsenatis genome:
- the tnpB gene encoding IS66 family insertion sequence element accessory protein TnpB (TnpB, as the term is used for proteins encoded by IS66 family insertion elements, is considered an accessory protein, since TnpC, encoded by a neighboring gene, is a DDE family transposase.), whose amino-acid sequence MIPLPSGTKIWLVAGITDMRNGFNGLAAKVQTTLKDDPMSGHVFIFRGRNGSQVKLLWSTGDGLCLLTKRLERGRFAWPSARDGKVFLTPAQLAMLLEGIDWRQPKRLLTSLTML is encoded by the coding sequence TTGATCCCATTACCATCAGGGACTAAGATCTGGCTGGTCGCTGGTATCACCGATATGAGAAACGGTTTTAACGGCCTGGCGGCAAAGGTGCAGACGACGCTGAAAGACGATCCGATGTCAGGTCACGTTTTTATCTTCCGTGGGCGTAATGGTAGTCAGGTAAAGCTCCTCTGGTCTACCGGCGATGGGCTGTGTCTGCTGACCAAACGGCTGGAGCGCGGCCGCTTCGCCTGGCCGTCAGCCCGAGATGGTAAAGTGTTCCTCACACCGGCACAGCTGGCGATGCTCCTTGAAGGTATCGACTGGCGGCAGCCTAAAAGACTGCTTACGTCCCTGACTATGTTGTAG
- the tnpA gene encoding IS66-like element accessory protein TnpA translates to MKSLTAVRKKSPNYPVEFKIKMVELSHRPEISVAQLAREHGINDNLLFKWRQYWREGKLRPPSTTENSVPELLPITLDAEDVVPATSSLSQPVAAAAPESLNICCEVAFRHGSLRLNGAISENILNLLIRELKR, encoded by the coding sequence ATGAAATCATTAACCGCAGTGCGTAAAAAAAGCCCTAATTATCCCGTTGAGTTCAAAATCAAAATGGTTGAACTCTCGCATCGACCAGAGATCTCCGTAGCGCAACTCGCTCGTGAGCATGGGATCAACGATAATCTGTTGTTCAAGTGGCGTCAGTACTGGCGCGAAGGAAAACTACGTCCTCCTTCAACAACAGAAAACAGCGTGCCTGAGCTGCTCCCGATAACACTTGATGCCGAAGATGTTGTTCCTGCAACCTCCTCACTGTCACAACCTGTAGCTGCTGCGGCACCTGAATCACTCAATATCTGCTGTGAAGTGGCGTTCCGGCACGGATCACTCCGTCTGAATGGTGCCATCAGCGAAAATATCCTGAACCTGCTGATACGGGAGCTCAAACGTTGA
- a CDS encoding TraX family protein, producing the protein MFPVALNPAALDVVKLVALMAMFVDHANTLFLTKPDPLLYAVGRMAFPLFTLIWAMNVQRTPERLQKRANRLWLWAFITQPVFSLAFRHHEPWYALNILFVFASVTQLLALKYRYGKKGVISGVLLLALMVWPLQPASFGLAGIMLAAGLVLVYSGPTYRIYRIGIIVSLLSLCSLNGISHILNQPADILLFATLPTLFLPMIIVSLAVSLCSGKCSRFMPPRFFYFAYAGHLLIAIIIS; encoded by the coding sequence ATGTTTCCGGTTGCACTGAATCCCGCAGCTCTGGATGTAGTGAAGCTGGTCGCTCTGATGGCCATGTTTGTGGATCACGCCAACACTCTGTTTCTGACAAAACCCGATCCTCTCCTGTATGCGGTCGGGCGGATGGCCTTCCCGCTGTTCACACTCATATGGGCGATGAACGTACAACGCACACCAGAACGTCTTCAGAAAAGAGCAAACAGGTTATGGCTGTGGGCGTTTATCACTCAGCCAGTATTCAGTCTGGCTTTCCGCCATCACGAGCCGTGGTATGCGCTGAACATTCTGTTCGTTTTCGCGAGCGTGACACAGCTTCTTGCCCTGAAGTACAGGTATGGGAAAAAAGGTGTAATCAGTGGTGTACTTCTTCTGGCTTTAATGGTGTGGCCATTACAACCGGCAAGTTTCGGCCTGGCGGGAATTATGCTGGCAGCAGGGCTGGTATTAGTATACTCCGGGCCGACTTACCGGATATACAGGATCGGTATTATCGTATCACTGCTGTCACTTTGCAGCCTGAATGGTATTTCACATATACTGAACCAACCCGCAGACATCCTTCTGTTTGCCACACTCCCGACACTATTCTTACCCATGATAATAGTATCACTGGCTGTCAGTCTTTGTTCCGGCAAATGCTCGCGATTTATGCCTCCTCGTTTTTTTTACTTTGCCTATGCAGGCCATCTTTTGATCGCTATTATCATAAGCTAG
- the tnpC gene encoding IS66 family transposase, which yields MNSSRPDNIDELKRLLAEQEALNRALLEKLNEREREIDHLQAQLDKLRRMNFGSRSEKVSRRIAQMEADLNQLQKESDTLTGRVDDPAVQRLLRQTRTRKPFPESLPRDEKRLLPAASCCPECGGALSYLGEDAAEQLELMRSAFRVIRIVREKHACTQCDAIVQAPAPSRPIERGIAGPGLLARVLTSKYAEHTPLYRQSEIYNRQGVELSRSLLSGWVDACCRLLSPLEEALQHYVVTDGKLHADDTPVQVLLPGNKKTKTGRLWTYVRDDRNAGSALPPAVWFAYSPDRKGIHPQTHLAGFSGVLQADAYAGFNELYRDGRITEAACWAHTRRKIHDVHVRTPSALTDEALKRIGELYTVEAEIRGMPAEQRLAERERKTKPLLKSLESWLREKMKTLSRHSELAKAFTYALNQWSALAYYAEDGWAEADNNIAENALRMVSLGRKNWLFFGSDHGGERGALLYSLIGTCKLNGVDPEGYLRHVLDVIADWSVNRVSELLPWRITLPTE from the coding sequence ATGAACAGCTCACGTCCTGACAATATCGACGAACTGAAACGTCTTCTTGCCGAACAGGAAGCGCTGAATCGTGCCCTGCTGGAAAAGCTGAACGAGCGTGAACGCGAAATAGATCACCTGCAGGCGCAACTGGATAAGCTGCGCCGAATGAACTTCGGCAGCCGCTCCGAAAAAGTCTCCCGCCGTATCGCGCAGATGGAAGCCGACCTTAACCAGCTACAGAAAGAAAGCGATACCCTTACCGGTCGGGTGGATGACCCGGCCGTGCAGCGCCTGCTGCGGCAGACCCGTACCCGCAAACCGTTCCCTGAATCACTTCCCCGTGACGAAAAACGGCTGCTGCCAGCAGCGTCATGCTGCCCGGAATGTGGTGGTGCGCTGAGCTACCTGGGTGAGGATGCCGCCGAGCAGCTGGAGCTGATGCGAAGCGCCTTCCGGGTTATCCGGATAGTACGTGAAAAGCATGCCTGTACTCAGTGCGATGCCATAGTGCAGGCTCCCGCGCCTTCGCGGCCCATCGAGCGGGGTATAGCAGGACCGGGGCTGCTGGCCCGCGTGCTGACCTCAAAGTATGCAGAGCATACCCCGCTGTATCGCCAGTCAGAAATATACAACCGCCAGGGTGTGGAGCTGAGCCGTTCACTGCTGTCGGGCTGGGTGGACGCATGCTGCCGGCTGCTGTCACCGCTGGAAGAGGCGCTTCAGCACTATGTAGTGACCGACGGCAAACTCCATGCCGATGATACCCCCGTGCAGGTGCTGCTGCCGGGTAATAAGAAGACGAAGACCGGGCGGTTGTGGACATACGTTCGTGATGACCGCAACGCCGGGTCAGCGTTGCCACCGGCGGTGTGGTTCGCGTACAGTCCCGACAGAAAAGGCATCCACCCGCAGACTCATCTTGCCGGCTTCAGCGGTGTGCTGCAGGCAGATGCTTACGCCGGGTTCAACGAACTGTACCGCGATGGCCGGATAACGGAAGCGGCTTGTTGGGCTCACACCCGCCGTAAAATCCACGATGTGCACGTCCGTACGCCGTCGGCGCTGACGGATGAAGCCCTGAAGCGTATCGGCGAGCTGTATACCGTTGAGGCGGAGATAAGGGGAATGCCGGCGGAGCAGCGCCTTGCTGAACGTGAGCGGAAAACGAAACCGCTGCTGAAATCCCTGGAGAGCTGGCTGCGTGAAAAGATGAAAACGCTATCGCGACACTCGGAGCTGGCGAAGGCCTTCACGTACGCCCTGAACCAGTGGTCAGCGCTGGCGTACTATGCGGAGGACGGCTGGGCTGAAGCAGATAACAACATCGCTGAAAATGCCCTACGGATGGTCAGCCTGGGTCGTAAAAACTGGTTGTTCTTCGGCTCAGACCACGGAGGTGAGCGTGGAGCGTTGCTGTACAGTCTGATCGGGACATGCAAACTGAACGGAGTGGATCCAGAAGGCTACCTCCGCCATGTGCTTGACGTCATAGCGGACTGGTCGGTCAACCGGGTCAGCGAACTGCTCCCCTGGCGCATCACACTGCCAACTGAATAA